One Paenibacillus sp. SYP-B4298 genomic window, TAAACTTCTGGGCATAACGAAGGCGGGAAATCACTGCTGTGAATGGGGCTAATAGTTTGGTACCCATGCCTATACATCATCCTATCTGCATTTCAGAATTGAACAGCTTCTCTATGCCGGCCCTGCCTATAACCTCGCCCTCCCTCCGGCCGTTTCTCATCTGTTTTTTATACTATAACTATCGGTATATCACCCTATATTTTTTAGGGCAAATACTCGGCTTCCCCCGTAAATTCAAGGAAAAGGCGTACTCCGGGAATGTTAACCGGAATACGCCTTTTTCTTATTTTCCAATAATCGATTAAATTTCCTTGAATGTGTCGATGGACTCCAGATAGGTTGCACGTTTCTCATCCATGCGGTTTTGCAGCGTCCAGAACAAGACCTGATTGAAGCTATTGCTTGTTTCAACGAGAGTGATCACATAGGCAATTTTGATCTTCTCAATCTCGCCCTGCAATTCGAACTGTATCCCCTGTCGGCCATTCACAGTAACCTCCTTCGGCTCCCCGAATGTCCCGTTCTGAATCGTCCCCTTCATATTCTCTGTCACTCGCTCATAGTATTCCTTCAACGTAAAATCTCCGGAGAAGGTATCCTTCGGCTCAGACACTACCATCGCATAGTCCTCGCTCTCCAGCTTCCCCGCCTGGATGGTCGCAACCGGACTTAGCTGTAGCTCTGCCCACTCCTTAGGTACCGAAAGGCTCAGGCTCCCCTCCTCATTAACGAGGGTGTGCCAGTCTCCCTGTGCAGGCTGCTCTGTCTTCGCTTCTTCTTCCGCAGGCTTCTCTTCCTTCTCCTCCTGCTTCGGGGACACTGTATTCGATTCGGTATTCTGTTGCTCAGCCTGACCGGTCTTTGACCCGTTATTTGCCGCAGCGCCCTGGGTGTCCTCTGCCTTGCCGCTGCAGCCTGCAATCAACAGCATCGCCGCCATAATCACTGCCAATGTTCTCAATAGGTTTGGTTTGGTTTTGTTCACAGTCTTAGTCCTCTCTATCTCTAGCGTAATGTAATATAGCGGAGTGCCAAGGTTTCCACGCCCGCTCCTCCTACTTTTAACCGAAATCAAGCAAATTTCAACACTTTTTATTGAAAACGGTATTCAGGCACTACGCCCTTCCTTTAAATTTGATTACATGGCCCTACACTTATCCGTAAACACCTGTATTTCAAGCAGCCTGCCACACCACTGAGCTTGAGGCCCTATATCAGTTCATCCCCAGAGCGCAGTTCCATAAAAAAACAAACACGCCCTATGCTGCATATCATGGTCTCCAAACCATATCTACAGCACATCGCGTGTTTGCGTTTCGGTATCCTGCTCGCCAAGCTCTCATCGGCTGCCGTACTCATGCCTCATGCTTGTAGCTTACATCCAGCAACAACCCTCATCAACGGGCTTTGCCCTGAACTAGCAGCAGTCAGCGCATATGAGCTTCCTGAGAGTCATGCTGCCGGCTCAGTAGAATCCGAGCCGCTGCTGATCCGACTTGAGCCAGGCTCCCTTGCGTCCCTTGTCCAGCTCTTCCTTCATTGCTTGCACGAGCTGATCCACCTGAACCGGCTCGCCCTCATGCCATTCCAGCGCCGCCGTCACATACAGCTCGCTAAGCTGGGCCAGGCTGAAGTCGCGAGTCAACTGCGCCGCCTCGGCAAGCCCCTCCTCGCCTGCGAATTGTCCGAACCCGCGCTGACGCAGATACTGCTCCCGCAGCTCCTGATCCGGCAGCCCGATCTCATACGCGCGATCGAAGCGGCCAGCACGGTTCATCAACCCCGGATCGATCTTCTCCGGGTAGTTGGTCGTGCCGATCAGAAAGATGCCCTCCTTCGAGGTGGCTCCATCCAGTGTGTTGAGGAAGTAGGAGCGCACCTCCTGCGGCATCGAGTCGATGTCCTCAATGACCAGCACCATCGGCGCCAGCCGCACCGCCGACTTGAACACTTCCTCCACGGACTCGCTGCTCGTATGCTCCGTAATCTGCCAATAAGCGACCGGTCCCGGCACGCTGCCTGCGATCGATTTGACGAGCGTCGTCTTGCCATTGCCCGGCTGCCCATAGAGCAGAATGCCCCGCTTGTACGGAATATCATACGTGCGGTAGAAGCTGCGATCCGCCGCAAAAAACTGATCCAGCGAACGGAAGATTTCCTTCTTCAGCTCACTCTTCAGGACGACCTCGTCCCGCCCTACTCCCCGCGTAATCGGCTCAAGGTCGGTCGAGATGCCATGCCGAGTGTCCGTGAACACCGTGACCTGGCGCATATTCTGCTCCCGCTGCCGTACCCGCACGTTGGCGAGGAAGTCCCGCAGCTTGTCGTCCGACACAGCGAACACGTAGTCATCGCTGCCAATGCCATGCTCGCGGAAGACAGGGACGCGCGCCAGCGCTACCCCCCACTTCGGATAGACGAACACATTATTGTGGACAGCACGGTGGACGCTGTACTGCGGCTCAGTGCGATCGTCCTCGTACTCGAAGGTTTTTTCCTCCAGCATATCGAAGATGCGAGCCACATGCTCCACGCCGCTGTCTTGCCTGCGCACATCCTCCTCCAGCAGCTTCCAGTATTCCATATTGGGATCGCCGCTCGAATACAGCTCATATCGCACACCGCAATGCCGCAGCAGCGTCTGCGAGATCCCCTCAATCACCCGCGCCACCAGCTCATACCTGTCGATCCGATGAGCCTCTTGCTGCTCATAGCGGTAGATAACCGGCGCCGCTCCCGGCCGGTTCCCTCTCTCTACAGCCTCAGCATGCTTTCGCTCGCGCCGAGACTCTCCTAAGCGCTCCGGCTCCTGCACGGCAGTATGCTGTTCAAGCCCAGTGCGAGTTCTCCCCTCCTGCTCCAGCCCCTCGCCTTGCTCCGTCCCTACTGCTGCTGTCCTGACGATCTTCTGCTGAGCCTGCTCCATCGCTATCTTCACTTCGTTAACTGCCTTGTTCTCCAAAATATTATCTGGCTCCTTTCACTGCGGCAAGCGGCTTGCACTGGGCAACCACATCCGCCAGCCCTGCTCCCGTAACACTCTCAATAATATCATCCACGTTCTTATAGGCTTGCGGCGACTCATCGATAATCGAGGCCAGTGACCGCTGATTCACGACAATTTCGTCCGCGCTGCCTACCTTCAGAGCCCGTTCAAACTCCTGTACGCTCACCAGTTGCTTTGTCGCCGAGCGCGACCGGATGCGGCCTGCTCCATGGCAGATTGAGTAATAATTGTCCTCGCCCTGGGGGCGCCCGACCATCAGATAGGAGGACGTGCCCATCGAGCCGGGAATCAGCGCCGGATGACCGGTCGCCATATAGGGCTTCGGATTATCCGGGTGGCCGGGTGGCAGCGCCCTGGTCGCTCCCTTGCGATGGACAAACACTCTACCGCCTCGGGTGCGCTCTTCCCATGCATAGTTGTGCATCAGATCATACAGCGTCCGCATCTCGCAGCCTGTGCCCAGCACACTGCGGAACGCTTCACGCACCGCATAGCCGATCAGGTGGCGATTGACGACCGCATAATTCAGCGCCGAGTACATCAGATTCACATATCGCTCTCCATCAGGATGATCAAGCGGCGCGAACACCAGCTTCGGATCAGCCGTCCCCAGCCCGAGCTGTCCCATCGTCCGTCTCATCGGCTCGGTGCACTGCTGGTTGACCGCCGCTCCCCATGCGCGCGAGCCCGAATGAATCATGACGGCGATCTGACCATCATACAGCCCCCACGCCTCAGCTATCGACCGTTGCGACTCCGCAATCTCTATTGCCTGAATTTCTACGAAATGATTGCCCCCGCCCAACGTTCCCAACTGACGGTGAGCGCGGTGGATCGCCTGCTCAGGCATCGTACTCAATACCGATTCATCGAAGGCAAACCGGCTGGATTCCACATGAGTGAGCGAGGTCGACCTTTTCGGCGTGTAGCTGTCCGGGATGTATTTGCCTGGCAGGCCATGCAGCCCCTTCGTTACCACATGCTCCAGGCGAATATCTGAGAAATGCCCGCGCGGATGCGACTCCATCGGCAGCAGCTTCTCGATCGCCCGCACCAGCTTGCGTCGCACGTTGACGTCCTGCAGGTCGCGGCTATGCAGATTCGTCAGTTGAACACGCATGCCGCATCCGATGTCGCTGCCGACGATCGACGGCGACACATAGCCATCCTCGCAGCTCCATACCGCTGTCGTACCGATACAGGTTCCTACGCCTACATGGACATCTGGCGTGTAGCTCATGAATTGAATGTTCGGGATTTGCAGATTGTTATTGGCCATCTCGAAAATTTTATAATCTAAGGATTGAAACAGCTTCGCGCCTGCATAGACCTGCAAGTCCCCAGCCGGAAGCTTCACCTCATGAATGTAATTCATAGACATCAATATATCGTTCCTTCCTCGTTAAGCAAGCCAGACGTCTATATACGTCTGAGCTGGCTATTACCTTGTTTCGCATAGATAGGACTAAAATCAAAAAAAAGCCATAGACTCATCGTCCATGGCATGACCTCCCGCGGTCTTTCGTAAACCGCGGCGTTGCGTAATACACAACTATATCAGCCTCGACTCATAGAGTCTCAGCCTCGATTGATCATGTCGCCCGCTCGGGGCCGATGATTGCTAGGATACAGTATGAAGTTAGATTCAGCGTCATATAACGTGCCAGCATATCGTTCAGCCCCCTCTCATTCATGTTACCCCCATATTAAGGGGGAGCAAGAAAATTTGTCAAGCATTTTCTGGTGATGATAGGGAATGAATGCTAACATATTCCGTCTATTCAGCCGATAAAAGAAGTAAAGATTGACTATGGAAGGAGGAATTATCTATGAAAATCCAACCCATCTCACCGGTCAGCCCTAGTGCACCGTCCGGCGGGCAATCCGGTCAGCATTCTGCGCTGGAGCGACAGATACTGGAGCTGCAAAAGCAGATTGCCAATGTCAAGGAGAGCAAGATGGAGGCTAAGGCCAAGGCAGAGAAGATCAAGGAGCTGGAGGCTCAAATCTCCGAGCTGCAGACACAGTTGAGCCAGCAGGCCATGAAGGAGCGCCAGAAGGAGCTGGAGGAAGCGCAGCGCAAGATGGCAGAGAAGCTGGAGCGTGAAGCGCGAGAACATGCCGAGCCAGAGCAGGTGCAATTTTCGATGCAAGCGAAAAATTTGATGAAGGCCACCCAATCGTTGAGCGAGGCCGAGACATTGCGCGGCGTTCAATCCCGATTGCCTACACAAGAGGAGCGCGATGCCTTCGCCCCTAAAGTTGCCGCCAAGGCGTATGAGGCTCAGAAGGAGCTCGCCAAGGCCACCGAGGAGCAGAACCGGCATGCGGCTGAAGGGCATAAGCGGGCTGCGGCAGCAGCCGAATCAGAAGACGATGCCGCTAACACAGGAGCCAGCCGTGGAGGCAGCTTGGTCAGCTTCTCTCACGGGGATGCCAGCGCTCCAGTCGATGCCGTAGAGTCCGAGATGACGACCACGCCAGAGGGCAGCATGCTCACGCATGGCGTTCCTGTGCCAGGCGAAGGCTCAGAACTGACCCCTGCCTCACTCCAACAACAGGAGGCCGATGGGCAGACCAAGCCTCCACTGCCCAACAGCTCTCCTTCCATCGACATCAAGGCCTGATCAGGATCGCCAGAGAGTCCCGGCCGGCCTGATCAGGCCGGCTCCCCGGCTGTCTTCTATGCCATGGCCATCATCCCACCTGCCCCTGCTGATCTGGACAGAGCCGAATCCTCGTTACTTTGTCTCCCCCTCATCCGTTACTGCTACTGCTCGCTGTTGCAGTCCTGCAAGCCTATAGAGGAATTTGAAGTAGAATGTCGAACTATGTACGCATGAATTCACAACGATTACTCTCCCACTATAAAACCTGGATGTTCCTTGCGCTGTTTATCATCGTTTTGTTTGGCCTGCGCGTTGTATGGTATATGGACAATGCGGTAGGAGACCAGCCTATAGCCGAGAATGGCGTTCTGGATGTGCGCCACTGGAAATTCGATAATCAAAATACAATCTACCTCAATGGTCAATGGGAATTCTATCCTAGCCAGTTGCTCGACCGGGACAGCATCCGTGCGGGACAAGGGGGCGAGCCGATACTGATCAGCGTACCGGGAACCTGGAAGGAAGCGTTGCCTGCTGGCTCAACGGATCATTACGGCTATGGCACCTACAGACTGCGGATATTGCTGGGCGAGCCGATTCATCCAGCCTACCGCATCTGGGTACAACGGATCGAAGCAGCTTCAGTGCTCGAGATCAACGGAGTGACCATGTCACCGATTGGCCGCATCACTGCGGACGAGCAGAGCTATATGCCGGATAACCGCTCATATACGGACCGCTTTGATTCTGAGGGTGCAGAAGAGGTGGAGCTGATTATTCGCGTAGCCAACTTCGATTCCCCTACCAAGGGCGGTATTATTGAATCGATTCGCTTTGGCACCGAGGCGGCCGTCGATTTTGAACGCATGTACTCGATCGGTTTTCAGATGATTGCCTATGTCATTTTGATGCTCCACGCCCTGTATGCCGGCATTTTATATTTGCTTAATTCGCGAAATAAAGTGTTTCTGGTCTTTTTTCTGCTGCTGTTTTTCGCGGGGCTAACCATCGTATCCGATGATGATTCCTTGCTGCGCCTCTGGCTGTCGCTCAACTATACATGGAGCCTCAAGTTCCGCTTTTTAGCGTACTTGTGGGTAGCTTTCTTCATGGTGCTGTTGACCCGGAGCTTCTCCGCGACGAGAACCACCGGCATCGGCTTTCGGATGTACGCCGCTGCGCTCTGTCTCTATACGTTGTTCCTGTTGGCTAGCCCGATTAATGCTGTGATGTACGCCAATGATACCTTCCGACCTCTGCTGCTGCTGTACCTGCTGCCTACGCTGTGGGTTCTCTATCGCATCGCTTCCATGCTGCGGAGCAATCGGGAGGATGTCATCTTCCTGCTGATCGCCTCAACCAGCATCGTGTCGAGCATTTCTTGGGGGGTTATTACCGGCATCCTTAAGCTCTATCCCACCTACTATCCGCTCGACATCATTGGAGCGCTCATCGGTTTCTCCTCCTACTGGTTCAAACGCTACTTCCGCAACACAGAGGAGAACGCCAAGCTCACCGAGCAACTGCAGCAGGCAGATAAGCTGAAGGATCAATTCCTCGCCAACACATCGCATGAATTGCGCACGCCGCTGCATGGGATGCTCAGCATCGCGCAGACGATCGCCGCCAACGAGCAGCAGACCTTGAGCAAGAAGAGCGCTCAGGACCTTGATCTGCTGCTGACCATTGGCCGCAGAATGTCGCATCTGGTGAATGATCTGCTTGACATGGTACTCTTGAAGGATCAACAGATCGTATTGCAACGCGAGCCGCTGCAACTGCAATCCATCGCCTCCGGCGTCATCGATATGCTGCAGTTCATGGTACGCAGCAAGTCAGTGCGGCTGCAGTTGAACCTATCCGACAAGATGCCGCCTGTCTATGCGGATGAGAAGCGGCTGATGCAAATCTTAATTAATCTGGTACATAATGCGATCAAATTCACGGAGCAAGGCACCATCACCATCGCGGCGGAGATTCAGATGGGGCAGGCGATCATCACTGTCACCGATACAGGGACGGGGATGGATGAGGAAACACAACGCAGAATATTTACTCCGTATGAGCAAGGGGATGAGCATCTGGGCAATAGCAGCGGCATCGGGCTGGGTCTAAGCATATGCAAGCAGTTAGTGGAGCTGCATGGCGGGAGCATCGGCGTCATCTCCAAGCCTGGAGAAGGCTCCTCCTTCTCGTTCCAGTTGCCGCTCTACGATCCCTCCCGTTCGGATGCGCCCAATAGGACAGATACGGTTGCTGCAATTGCCAAGTCGCCTGCGCAGAGCCTCACGAATTCACGGGATACGGGGAGTCACTCGGAGGTATGGCAGCCGATGGCCCATTCCAAGCCGATGATTGCCGCGGGCAACGTGCATATTCTGGCTGTGGACGATGATGCGGTTAACCTGCAGGTACTCGCCAGCATTCTATCTGGCCCCCAGTATTCTATCCATACCGTGCTCTCGGGCAAGGAAGCGCTGGAGCTGCTGCATACAAGACGCTGGGACTTGCTGATCTCCGATGTGATGATGCCGTATATGTCGGGTTATGAGCTGACTAGACAGGTACGGGAGCACTATACGTTATCCGAGTTGCCCGTGCTGCTGCTGACCGCTCGCAGCGCTCCCGAAGACATCTATACCGGTTTCCTTGCCGGGGCCAATGATTATGTCGCCAAGCCTGTGGATGCACTGGAGCTGAAATACCGGGTCTGGGCGCTGACCTCGCTGAAGCAGTCGGTCAGCGACAGTCTCCGTATGGAGGCTGCTTACCTGCAGGCTCAGATACAGCCGCATTTTTTGTTTAATACGTTGAACGCACTCCTCGCTCTAAGCGACCTGGACCCAGAGAGGATGCGATCCCTGGGCGAAGCACTGATTGCCTATCTGCGCATTAGCTTTGATTTTCTGAACTCCGAGCAGCTCGTGCCGCTCTCGCATGAGCTGGAGCTGGTGGAAGCGTACCTGTATATCGAGCAAGAGCGGTTCGAGGATCGGCTCAGCGTCATCTGGCAGGTGGAGCCGGACCTTGAGCTGATGCTTCCGCCGCTCTGCATTCAGCCATTGGTGGAGAATGCCGTCAAGCACGGTCTGCTGCAGCAGGCTCGCGGCGGTACCGTGGTGATCAAGATGACGAGGACGGAGGAAGGAGTACGCGTTGAGGTGCGGGATAACGGCAAGGGCATGGAGCCGGAGTATGCGTTGCATCTGCTGGACCCATCCCAGCGGGGAGCAGGCGGGATTGGCCTGCTCAATACGAACCGAAGGCTGACTCAGCTATACGGCCGGGGGTTGGCCATTCAGAGCAAGCCTGGGGAAGGAACCTCCGTAACGTTCGTCATTCCTCGCACGGAAGCTCCAGCCTAGCGATCAGCCCGCCTCCGCTGCGAGGCAACAGCTCCAGCCTTCCCTGATGCGCCCAGGCGATGCGTGCAACCATCGGAAGTCCCAGTCCATGCCCGCCCGCGGCCAGACGACGGCGCGCCGAGGAGTAGGGCAGGTCGAGCAGCTTGGGCAGCTCCTCCTCCGGGACCCCCCGGCCGCTATCCTCCACAATCAGCTCACAGCGACCAGGAAGGTCTTGCTTCTTGCAGACAGCAAGAAACAGCTCGCAGCCCTGCGGGTTGTGGCGAATGCTGTTATTCAGCAGATTGGAGATCGCCCGCAGCAGCAGCCGTTCATCTCCCTGGACACGGACACGCTCGTCCATCTCCCGAAGTGAAAGTGAAAAGCGGGCGTCCAGCCCATGATTCAGCAGGTCGGATGCCGCCAGACGTGCCAGGGCAGACAGTCGCAGCGTCTTGATATGGAGCGGCTGCATCTCATACTCCAGCATCGAGACGAGATTGAGGTCACTGACCAGATGACGAAGCTTCTCGCCCTGCTGGCGAATAATTCCGGCCTGCTGACGCTGCTCAGCAGGCACTTCGTCATGCTCCTCCAGCTCGCTTGCATAGCCGAGCACCATCGACAGCGGTGTGCGAATGTCATGCGAGATGCCTGCGATCCAGTTGGACCTTGCTTCATCCCGCTGCTTCAGCGCCAGGCTGCTGGCCTGCAGCTTCTCCGATACGCTGTTGATGCTCTGCGCCAGGTCGCCAAGCACGCCCTTAGGCTCCACATGTACAGGCTCCTCCCTCGATAACGCAAGGATGCCGCGAGCTAGCGGGCGAATCGCCTTGAGCATGCGCATGCCGATCAGCAGCGCCAGCAGCAGCCCGATCAGCACATTGCTAAGCAGCAGCAGCAGCGCCCGCTGCGGCAGCGTGCTGACCCATTCCACAGGCAGAGCAAGCTGGTACTTCGCCACGCTCGTCTTAGGATAACCGACTATGGTCAGCAGCTCGCCACGCTGCCAGCTAGACACAGGGTAATCCAGCAGATAATGGCGGGAGAAACGGACAGCATCCAGCACACCGTAGCTGCGCGGAATGTCATCCGGCAGTTCATAGTTCGCCACAACCTGCCCGTCGCTGCCCAGCAGCAGCATCCACGCCCCATGCTCCTCCAGCAGCCGCTTCCCCTTCGCTCCTAGCCAGTAGAGGGAAGCCGTCGCTGCCTTTTCCCCGGCTTGGCTGCCCTCCTGTTTCTCTCCTATCGCCGTCAAATCCTCTGTTATAGAGCCGCATTTCATGTTCTCGTCTGCCTCATTGCAAATATCCGCTGCCACACGGCGCACCACTTCGTCCTGCGACGGCCTTTGATTCATATTCTTAAAGATCAACCCTGCCAGCAGAGCGATATTCACCACCAGCAGCAGAACGAACATGAGCAGCGTCATGCTCATAAAGCGCCTCAAGATACGGACAACACCCTCCATTAGGTTATCTCCTTCACAATCAGCTTGTAGCCCAGGCCGCGCACGGTCAGCAGATGCTGCGGGCTGGAGGCGTCCCGCTCAATCTTCTCGCGAATGCGACGAATATGCACCATCAGTGTATTCTCATAGCTATACGCATCATCGCCCCATACAGCCTGGCATAGCGCATCGGTGGTCACAATCCTGCCCCGATTCTCATAGAGCTTCAGCAGCAGGCCCCGCTCCTTGGGTGTGAGCGAGAGCTCGCTTCCTTCCCGCTGGATGGTTGCCTGCTCCAGATCGACGCTGCATGCCCCCAATATAAAACTCGGCAGGCTCTCCGCAACGACTGGAGCATAGACCCGCTTCATGATCGCCATTACACGCAGGAGCAATTCCCTGGGCAAGAAGGGCTTGACCATGTAATCATCCGCCCCCAGGCCAAGCCCCAGAAGGCGATCCTCATCCTCTCCCCTGGCTGACAGGTACAGCACCGGCACGCTGGAGAAGCGGCGAATTGCCGCCAACAGCTCGAAGCCGTCCATGTCTGGAAGCATCACATCCAGAATAACCAGCTCCGGCTTGTCCGTCCGTATGCAAGCCAGAGCCGACGCCCCATCCTGAGCCATATAGATGCGATAGAATCCTTCCTTGCGCAACAAGGCATCCAGCATCTGGCGAAGAGGCGGCTCATCATCGACAACGAGTATTTTTTTGTCCTTTAACATGTCCATATCCATCACCTGTCCCCTATTATACATGAGCAATGCCCACTCCAACTCGCACAGTGGCAGCCAAGCGCCAATTTAAGGTTGGTGTAAGCTAGGCTTCAGCCTCCAGCAAGCTTGAGTCTCTATACTGCATTCATGCAGCTCTCGAAATCTATCCCAGGGCGCTGCCCTTCCGCCTGCCAAGCGGGAGCTGCGAATGAAAGGAGTGAGCTTTCGTGGGGAATGACACCATCGTATCCACCGCCCGGTTGACCAAAGCAGCGACAGGCGGCTATCGGGTGCGCGACCTGAATCTGCGGGTTGGAGAAGGAGAAATATACGGGTTTCTGGGACCCAATGGAGCTGGCAAATCGACCACGCTCAAAATGCTGCTCGGCCTCGCCAAGCCCACCAGCGGCCAGATTACAATCTTTGGCCAGGAGCTGGCGAATCATCGCCAACCGATTCTGAGCCGCATTGGTTCTCTGATCGAGTCGCCCTCCTACTACGGACATTTGACCGGACTGGAAAATATGCGGGTGATGCAGCGGCTGCGCGGAGTAGCTGCCAAGCAGATCAGCGAAGCGCTGCGCACCGTTCGCCTGGAGCAGCATCAGCACAAGCGGGTTGACCATTATTCGCTCGGCATGAAGCAGCGGCTCGGTATCGCCATGGCACTGCTTGCCTCGCCGAAGCTGCTGATCCTCGATGAACCGACGAACGGGCTCGACCCCGCAGGAATCGGAGAGATTCGGGAGCTGATCAAGTCGCTCCCTGGTCGCTATGGCATGACCGTGCTCCTATCGAGCCATCTGCTATCGGAGATCGAACAGATCGCTACCTCTGTCGGCATTATTCACCATGGGGAGCTGTTATTTCAGGGCAGCATGGAGGAGCTGCGCGCGATGGGCCAGCCCCAGCTCTCGATCAAGACAGAGCATCTGAATGCTGCCTACCGATTGCTCCAATCCAAGGGGATATTCCCGGAGATACGGAACGGACGCTTGTACATCAAGCTGCTCGCCGACGATCTGGCTGCCGGGCTGAACCGGATGCTCGTAGAGAACGGCTTCCCTGTCATCCGCCTGGAGGAGCATGGGCGTAGCCTGGAGGAGCTGTTCCTTGAGCTGACCGGAGGGGAGCGCTCATTATGATAAAGCTGTTGGGGCTCGAGGCCTATAAGCTTCGCCGCAAGCGAATCCTGCTGATGCTGCTCCTGTTCATGGGGGCAGAGCTGGCCTGGATGTTTCTCTCCATGAGCATCTACATGACGCGCCATGGCGACAGCGCACCCTGGGAGAATCTACTCGTCCTGGCCGCCTCCCTGAACGGGCTGTTCCTGCCTATTCTGTGCGCTGTCGTCGTCTCTCGTCTGTGCGATATGGAGCATAAGGGGAATACATGGAGCCTTCTCGCTGCGGCCTCCGTCAAGAGCAGCTCCCTCTATCTGGCCAAATTCATCTGCGCCAATCTTCTCCTGCTGCTCTATACGGTGCTGCAGGCGGCAGCACTTGCTGTCTTCGGCATCGTGAGCCGGCTAGATGGACCGCCGCCCGTCGCGCTGCTAGCTGCTCTGGTCGGGGGCACGGCTCTCACCCAGCTTGCAGTCACAGCGGCCCAGCTATGGCTCTCTACCCGGCTGCCCAATCAGTCGTTCGCCTTATGCTTAGGCATGCTGGGCGGCTTTGCCGGCATGACAGCCGGCTTCTTCCCGGC contains:
- a CDS encoding ATP-binding protein, with amino-acid sequence MENKAVNEVKIAMEQAQQKIVRTAAVGTEQGEGLEQEGRTRTGLEQHTAVQEPERLGESRRERKHAEAVERGNRPGAAPVIYRYEQQEAHRIDRYELVARVIEGISQTLLRHCGVRYELYSSGDPNMEYWKLLEEDVRRQDSGVEHVARIFDMLEEKTFEYEDDRTEPQYSVHRAVHNNVFVYPKWGVALARVPVFREHGIGSDDYVFAVSDDKLRDFLANVRVRQREQNMRQVTVFTDTRHGISTDLEPITRGVGRDEVVLKSELKKEIFRSLDQFFAADRSFYRTYDIPYKRGILLYGQPGNGKTTLVKSIAGSVPGPVAYWQITEHTSSESVEEVFKSAVRLAPMVLVIEDIDSMPQEVRSYFLNTLDGATSKEGIFLIGTTNYPEKIDPGLMNRAGRFDRAYEIGLPDQELREQYLRQRGFGQFAGEEGLAEAAQLTRDFSLAQLSELYVTAALEWHEGEPVQVDQLVQAMKEELDKGRKGAWLKSDQQRLGFY
- a CDS encoding RtcB family protein, translated to MSMNYIHEVKLPAGDLQVYAGAKLFQSLDYKIFEMANNNLQIPNIQFMSYTPDVHVGVGTCIGTTAVWSCEDGYVSPSIVGSDIGCGMRVQLTNLHSRDLQDVNVRRKLVRAIEKLLPMESHPRGHFSDIRLEHVVTKGLHGLPGKYIPDSYTPKRSTSLTHVESSRFAFDESVLSTMPEQAIHRAHRQLGTLGGGNHFVEIQAIEIAESQRSIAEAWGLYDGQIAVMIHSGSRAWGAAVNQQCTEPMRRTMGQLGLGTADPKLVFAPLDHPDGERYVNLMYSALNYAVVNRHLIGYAVREAFRSVLGTGCEMRTLYDLMHNYAWEERTRGGRVFVHRKGATRALPPGHPDNPKPYMATGHPALIPGSMGTSSYLMVGRPQGEDNYYSICHGAGRIRSRSATKQLVSVQEFERALKVGSADEIVVNQRSLASIIDESPQAYKNVDDIIESVTGAGLADVVAQCKPLAAVKGAR
- a CDS encoding sensor histidine kinase; translation: MEGVVRILRRFMSMTLLMFVLLLVVNIALLAGLIFKNMNQRPSQDEVVRRVAADICNEADENMKCGSITEDLTAIGEKQEGSQAGEKAATASLYWLGAKGKRLLEEHGAWMLLLGSDGQVVANYELPDDIPRSYGVLDAVRFSRHYLLDYPVSSWQRGELLTIVGYPKTSVAKYQLALPVEWVSTLPQRALLLLLSNVLIGLLLALLIGMRMLKAIRPLARGILALSREEPVHVEPKGVLGDLAQSINSVSEKLQASSLALKQRDEARSNWIAGISHDIRTPLSMVLGYASELEEHDEVPAEQRQQAGIIRQQGEKLRHLVSDLNLVSMLEYEMQPLHIKTLRLSALARLAASDLLNHGLDARFSLSLREMDERVRVQGDERLLLRAISNLLNNSIRHNPQGCELFLAVCKKQDLPGRCELIVEDSGRGVPEEELPKLLDLPYSSARRRLAAGGHGLGLPMVARIAWAHQGRLELLPRSGGGLIARLELPCEE
- a CDS encoding hybrid sensor histidine kinase/response regulator, which translates into the protein MSNYVRMNSQRLLSHYKTWMFLALFIIVLFGLRVVWYMDNAVGDQPIAENGVLDVRHWKFDNQNTIYLNGQWEFYPSQLLDRDSIRAGQGGEPILISVPGTWKEALPAGSTDHYGYGTYRLRILLGEPIHPAYRIWVQRIEAASVLEINGVTMSPIGRITADEQSYMPDNRSYTDRFDSEGAEEVELIIRVANFDSPTKGGIIESIRFGTEAAVDFERMYSIGFQMIAYVILMLHALYAGILYLLNSRNKVFLVFFLLLFFAGLTIVSDDDSLLRLWLSLNYTWSLKFRFLAYLWVAFFMVLLTRSFSATRTTGIGFRMYAAALCLYTLFLLASPINAVMYANDTFRPLLLLYLLPTLWVLYRIASMLRSNREDVIFLLIASTSIVSSISWGVITGILKLYPTYYPLDIIGALIGFSSYWFKRYFRNTEENAKLTEQLQQADKLKDQFLANTSHELRTPLHGMLSIAQTIAANEQQTLSKKSAQDLDLLLTIGRRMSHLVNDLLDMVLLKDQQIVLQREPLQLQSIASGVIDMLQFMVRSKSVRLQLNLSDKMPPVYADEKRLMQILINLVHNAIKFTEQGTITIAAEIQMGQAIITVTDTGTGMDEETQRRIFTPYEQGDEHLGNSSGIGLGLSICKQLVELHGGSIGVISKPGEGSSFSFQLPLYDPSRSDAPNRTDTVAAIAKSPAQSLTNSRDTGSHSEVWQPMAHSKPMIAAGNVHILAVDDDAVNLQVLASILSGPQYSIHTVLSGKEALELLHTRRWDLLISDVMMPYMSGYELTRQVREHYTLSELPVLLLTARSAPEDIYTGFLAGANDYVAKPVDALELKYRVWALTSLKQSVSDSLRMEAAYLQAQIQPHFLFNTLNALLALSDLDPERMRSLGEALIAYLRISFDFLNSEQLVPLSHELELVEAYLYIEQERFEDRLSVIWQVEPDLELMLPPLCIQPLVENAVKHGLLQQARGGTVVIKMTRTEEGVRVEVRDNGKGMEPEYALHLLDPSQRGAGGIGLLNTNRRLTQLYGRGLAIQSKPGEGTSVTFVIPRTEAPA
- a CDS encoding FlxA-like family protein, whose translation is MKIQPISPVSPSAPSGGQSGQHSALERQILELQKQIANVKESKMEAKAKAEKIKELEAQISELQTQLSQQAMKERQKELEEAQRKMAEKLEREAREHAEPEQVQFSMQAKNLMKATQSLSEAETLRGVQSRLPTQEERDAFAPKVAAKAYEAQKELAKATEEQNRHAAEGHKRAAAAAESEDDAANTGASRGGSLVSFSHGDASAPVDAVESEMTTTPEGSMLTHGVPVPGEGSELTPASLQQQEADGQTKPPLPNSSPSIDIKA